AGATTGGTCATACATTCTTTGGATTTATAGCTTTTAATCTTCCTATCTTAGTAGTCGTTCATTTTATTTATCAAATATGTATACATAGGACCTTAGTTAGTCATTTGCCATCTGTATTGCAAGATACATATAATCAAAAAACAAGTTCACCCAGTTTGTTGAAAATATTTGTATTTTTGTTTTCTGCATTATTTGGAATGCTAACCCATGTAGTCTGGGATTCGTTCACTCATTTTGGAGGATTTATGGTGACAAACTTATCAATCCTTTCTTATACTGTTCATATTTTTGATTTTAATATCCCAATCTTTAAGTTTCTTCAGCACGGTAGCACAATAGTTGGTACTACTGTGATTATAGTATATATGTACTTTCGAACAGCAAGGAGTAGATGTAATAGTAATGAGACTACAAGACCGAAACAAAAATTCAAGTATTGGGGTCGAATAACATTGTTAACTGCACTTTTGTTTTGTTTATGGTATTTCATTGATAGAGTTTCGATTGAATTTTATGGCATTATTGTTGTTCGAATAATAGATTCAGCTTTGATTAGTTTGTTAGTTGTTTCATTATATTTTAATCACTTTAATAGAGCAAAGACAGGAGATCCTTTATTAAAGTAATGGGTGCTTTAGTAAAACAAGACCATCAAAAATGATGCTCTTGTTTTATGTACAATGTGAAATGTTACACTTAAACTAACACAGCAGTTTAGTTGAAGAAGGAATGGTAAAATTAAAGAAACATAATGAGGTGTGGCTATGCTTTTAAATGACTATATTAATGAGAATTTCGCTAACTTAAACCTTAGACCACCATTGTAATATAACTGGGAAATTGGCATACGGTTCGAATTAGGG
The nucleotide sequence above comes from Psychrobacillus glaciei. Encoded proteins:
- a CDS encoding DUF4184 family protein; translated protein: MPLTFAHPAVVLPFSRNSKYVNFFALVLGSMSPDFEYFLRGKPYGEIGHTFFGFIAFNLPILVVVHFIYQICIHRTLVSHLPSVLQDTYNQKTSSPSLLKIFVFLFSALFGMLTHVVWDSFTHFGGFMVTNLSILSYTVHIFDFNIPIFKFLQHGSTIVGTTVIIVYMYFRTARSRCNSNETTRPKQKFKYWGRITLLTALLFCLWYFIDRVSIEFYGIIVVRIIDSALISLLVVSLYFNHFNRAKTGDPLLK